The following nucleotide sequence is from Macrobrachium nipponense isolate FS-2020 chromosome 21, ASM1510439v2, whole genome shotgun sequence.
ttacaagAGATATTGGGGCAAGAGTTGGAAGGGTTAGATGAGATAGTgagtgggatttgggaggatggtagtgagggagatggtaaggGGAGTccgactggaagtggtctgggagaagtggagggcggtgtaactgagtgtgtatgagggccctcaaacaagatccagggggcctgtgTCCGAGCATCCGTGGGCGTTTGTGgaaaggctatttagtgtgggtgtttgTGAGTGTAAGtcgacgttgtcaaatgtaacgggggaggaaataaggaggagttatgaagttccatttgacagtgtccttgagagagagagaagagagagaggagagagagagagagacgagagagagagagagagagagagagtgtaattgctgtatggatagttaacgattgaattggctgttggtgagtttcTGGTTGTCTTGCtgtgcagctggagttagctgTTAGGGTTCTGTGTTTTTGAGTCtttagtctttggtgagagctggtgatgatAAGTGTTGGCAGCGGTCTGTTAAGTCTTGAAGGAATCGAAAGTCAGTTGAGTTGTTATTGatctgttgtttgttttgttaagtTTTATGTTGGTTgcttggagttgttgtgcctgtgctattggatttgttgtgcttttgagtttctgagggttgtatgtgattgttatagttccttgttgtttgctgtgttgttgagttgtggttgtgttccttgtttgttgttgtgttgtggggttgtaggtccttgggtgttgtgttgttgaattgttggtccgttgttgtgttgtggttctTTGTTTTGTCTTGTAGTTATTAGTCTCTCAGCGACCTCAAccagcacagcatagcccagtgtctggagttgggtaagtacatgtgttttgagttttttgtttttgggttgtgtaggtcaattgtcctgcgtgtattccgtagcgtgaagaggaaagtgtgactgagggtgagtttgggaGCTGGATTGATAAAGTTATGTGGGGGGATTTTGCCTGCTTGtatttaagcttgtgatcccaccacagctTGACAAATCTTTCTGGTGCTGCTCATTTATTTGCCTtctcattggaaaaaaaaaagatcttttcAGAGGGAAAACTATAACATGTATTTAGTATAACAGCCCGTGCACTTTATAAAGTACTGTAACTAAAGCTTTTTCACACCAAATACTTTGGTATCAAGTAGTAGAGACTAGAGGGACTAAGGCATACGATCAAGCCCTGCACTGATGGCTTTCCAGGATGACCTAGGGATGGCCAGAGGTTCCTTAGATCTTGAAAGGTCTTTCCAATCTTTCCCAGACCTGAAAAAGATGGGTTATCAGAGGCTGCCTCCCTTGGCTCAGGGGGAGACTGCTCCCCCCCAGAAAATGGAAGAAGCCCTGAAGAGATCGTGATAGGCCCTCATCTGTCCACATAGAACACCCATCGCAGAAGCAATGGGAACGAGGAGTAACCTCTCCTCTAGATGAGGTAGCAGCCAAAGTGAGCCGCATGGGAAGGGACAAGGAGCTACCCAGTGGGGATGGGTGGGCAGCCTTCTTGGATTTCCTCTCTTCATTGAACCTCATCCATTGCTCTGGGGACCAGACACAACACTCGGAACAAGGATCAGTCATATCACACATACTTATGGCATTTTGTGCAAACGGTGTGTGGGTTGAGGAATGTGTTCGCTCTGGACGTAGGCTAAGAGACAAACAGTTGCTCAACTAAGCAAAGGGAGTTGGTAAGGGGTTAAACCCTCCCACCAGCAATTCAACTACCAAACAACCTTGTTGTTTAGAATAGCCTGCTCAAGCTTGCACTGAAGGTAATTCCTCTGTTAAGACCaattgtttgtatttgtgtaggaacaaacagTAACACCATTAGCTTGATGAGTCTTTCTGGTGCTGCTCATTTATTTACCTTCTCATTGGGAAAAAATAGTACTTAGCTTTTCAGAGGGAAAACTATAAAATGTACTAAGAATAACGGCCTGTACATTTTATAAAACATACAGTATCAAAAGCTTTTTCACTCCAAAATACTTTGGTATAAAGTAACCTGAAATCAAATTCATGATTATGAAAATCATCCAAAACTGAAGCAAAATATATTTGCTTATTAGTTCTAAACTTTACTGTACTCAAATAACACTACAATTCAAAGACCTGAAAAAATCAACCAGATGCTACTGCAGCATTGTTATGAAAATTTATGGTTTGTTTCTTAATCCCAGTAGATTGTACACTGAAATTAAGCTAGATATAATGGTTTGTAGTATTttcatagtcttctttctgaaaataatttacataaatacagCCTGATTTCTATGTAATGTTTAAGTAATTTTCAAGAGAATGCTGAAttatgtaataagaaaaaatatacaatatgcaacTAGGCCTCTGTGCTTACCTTAAAGTTACCGACAGCCTTTCCTCTATTGACACTCATTTCCTCATGCTCATATCCTGATGGGATATTAAAGATCCAATTACAGTAATCAAATTAATGTTTCTTCAGTCATCCTGAAATAGCTGTATAATTTTTCAGGGCAAGACTCGAGGTCTTCAAATATGAGGAACTCTCCCTATAGCAGTCTTTCGCCAATTATTGGATGTATCCAGTACTTCTGTCTACGTATCttgttcttttcctttctcttcagtAGCATAGTGCAGACACATGAAATTTCAAAGGTTTCCATGATGAAACTGTTATGAAATTCATCTGCGGCTGCCACAAATAACTTTTTGTCTACAGGTACAGTATGAGATGATAGTATCAGCTGGCCACTAAGTGGCTGACCTCTTAATGGTAGCCACCCTCCACTAAAAGTGTCTCATGTGCGGGCAGACTGACAAAGATACTGATAAAATGGGTCACATAAAAGTGTGGAGATTAAATATGAAGGAAGTGAGCAAAGatcaaaaaataactttattattaaGTTCTGTAAAATTTTATGATTCGGGTTTTCAAAGTTTAGTACATGACAGTTTTGTAACTAACAAAGTTGTTTATATTAAAACTATGATAGCTATAGTACATTTCTTATAAAAGAGTATCCAAATGCTTATAacttttcatctaaaatacatttagaatttaggccaaaggctacactggaccagtgaggtcattcagtgctgaaaaagaaattaacagcaaaaagatttaaaaggcgttacaggaggaaaacctcgcagttgcactaggaaacacctgctaggagaggctggaaagtaagatagaagaaagagaatatgacaggaggtacagtaaaaggaataaaagaggttgcagctaggggctgaaggcatgctgcaaagaaccttgagtaatgctaCAGTgcccgcatgaggtacactgacggcactgccacCCTATGggtaaaatacatataaatctcTTCATTGTATAAATCTCTTCATCGTAAAACAAACTGCATgaagtacactgacggcactaccaccctatgGTTAACATACATATAAATCTCTTAGTTGTAAAACAAAACCATTCTTAAAAACTGGCATccataattattatgtatattggCAGTGATGTGCATTGCATAATTACCATGATCTCTACAATTCTCCACAATTGCAAACTGATTGGTTTTAAACAGGGTAAGCATCAAGAAATCTGGATGCAGTAAACTTTTGATGCATGAGTAAAGGTATTCTACAATTATTTGGGTTGGATAACTGATTAGTACCCATAAAGGAATAATCTTAAGACTGGATACACAGTATCCTAATAAATTAGGTAACTTTAGAATATATCTTCAATAGATATTTGTTGTGTGTCAGCTCCAACAGCATTTGATGATGATGAAACTTCAGGCAAAGAATGAATTGTTTTACCATTGGAACCTCTCTCCTTTAAACTCTTCCTTGGTTTTTCTGTTATCACCTTTTgctttttacttgcattatctgTCGAATATAGCTCAGCTTCAAGACTATCATTAAACAAGCTATCTTGTGAGTCATTAAATTGTTCATGGAGCTTTACACGTTTCCTTGTTACCTTGTGTTTCTGTGTTGTTGTCCTTTGCAATTTCTCTTCATCAGTATCAATATCTTCCTTATCAGGGTCATCAACATCTGTGTCTGAACTATAACCATCACTACCTTGACAATCTGACTTCATTGGTATGCTTGACTGACTTACAGGTTCTGCACTGGTCAGTATTTTCCTTACAGCTGTGTCATGCTTTTCtggaaaacataaaatatcaaTAAGTATGAAATCATTAATTCTTTTGTAGGTAATGTATACAAGGAGTATGAACATAAAAACAAGCTGCATTATTGGGTTCAGTCTTTCAGCTTGTATATACCAGTCTtaataaaaagattattattattacgtagttCAAACAATCATCCAGACAAATACTTTCACTCTCACAGGGATGGCCTAAATGAAAGTTAAACTGAacataatatttttgtaataaaataaggttttgcatATACTTACACAGTAATTACAGAGCTATAGTTTCCCTGTAATGGCAACCTAAATTAAAATTTTGCAGGTAGCGCTTCGATTTctcagtgtatgtatatagtgcCAACCCCTAACGGCAATATTAAGACGACTTAGCTAATCACCTCATTCTGTTTTACACATTATGTCTATCAGAGGGGAGAAGTAGGGGCTCTGgtcatgtaattactgggtaagtatatacaaaaccttactttattataaaaatatcatttttgtataagtGACTTACCCAGTACATAATTACAAAGCTGACTCCAAATTGAAaggaggtgggatcatggacatattctactccaaaacattaagtcatgaagtgaaatgaaatagaaatgcCGCTAGCATCGAAAACATTGCTTGTTGTTAATTATCAGTTAAGAGTGTTACTGCAGATGGATACTGCCTGGTGGTTGGTGCTCAACTTAACTCAAAGTGGAAGAGCAATACCATGGGTTGCCTCCTACTCAGGGGGAACTTTGCAGCTGGGGAAGTGTTCTGATTGCTAGCAAAGCATGAAAGGTACCTGTCGTTGCCTTGGGCATAGTACCAaataaaaaccaagaaaacaatgacacctacactgaaataaaacCATGTCCCATCCACTGGCAGTGGTGGGTGCTGCAGGTACATTGTACCACCCGTGGCTCTCCAAACTTGGCATcttactgaaaaggtgaagagatagACAAACATCATGTGCTTCCTTCTGTGATGCCATGCCAGTCCACATACAGTTTTGGGGTACTGAACTGGTATCGTAGATATATGATCAAGATTTGGCTGGCGCCATacagtttgaatgaattttgtgGGAAAAATGTTCCTAGTTCCATATATATCACCattggcaactcttcagatcaTCCTATAAGAGTGTGAGCTGAGAAATTTCCATCCAAGGAtacattgtaaatattttaaataaatatgctaagaatttgttcctagtttttatttcttatctttttatgATACTATTAAAGCTGTACATAAtttcaatttgacaaaataaaaaaaaagattagaaagaaattgcttataaactgtaaaaattagtggaattttttttttacgactgcCATGGGGAAAAGAGGCCTGCAAGGGGTGGGAAATATTAATTTACAAGTTCCCGTGGAAGgacagaaatattttaaaaattatattgttatgatacaataaagttttgtacatacttacctggcagatatatacttagctttagactccgtcgttcccgacagaaattcaaatttcgcagcacacgctacaggtaggtcaggtgatctaccgccctgccgctgggtggcaggactaggaaaccattccTAGTATATATtcggccaggtaagtatgtacaaaactttattgtatcataacaatatcatttttgtacatgaactttcctgtcagatatatacttagctgattggcacccctggtggtgggcaagagacagctaactactgaaatagacaggaaaacaacataagttgtaggtaaacataaaaaaccttggttcctacctggtaaggcggaagacttcatggctactgcctaggagtctgcttcgcctcaagagcctcagcgaggtagtgaccttatgctaagagttcttgtggatctgtcaatggggtcttatccgcttactcgacagaatcctgaggatctttgtcaatgggtgctaatccacttatatgacaaaacaccttgcctaaaggcataatcaaggagcacaacaccgatcccgaccacctgatcctaacacccgggTTAGCAAAAAGATTGAAAGAAGTTACCCCGAACattctttcaaacaaccctaaaaaaCCCCACACCAAATTCTAAAAATTAATTAAGGATCGgcatcagctccctgtcccagcaccaaatccgcagatacgtatggACCCAgcgagaagcatttctcgtaagTCACTCTTACATCCTTCAGGTAGTGGGATGCaagacagagttgcatctccagtacgtgGCAGCTAGAATGTCCTTCATAGACAAAATCCTACAAAAAGATAAAGAAGTTGCAATGGCTCGCACCTCATGCGCTATTACTCTAAGCTGCTTGAAGGAGTCGTCATCGCACGCCCCATGTGTTTCAGAGATgacacttctcacaaagaaggccagggcgtttaAAGACATGGGTCTTCTTGGGTCCCTcaccgcacaccagagactctctAGGCTACCCTTAATCTGTTTCTTCCTTTGAAGATAGAACTTAAGGGGCCTGACTGGCTTAAAGAGACCTCTCAATCTCCATCCCTACCAAGGGGGAGAGTCCCTCAACCTCAAAGCTTCTAGGCCAGGGTTTGAGGGGTTTTTGTTCTTTGCCAGGAATCATGGCTAAAAAGAACATATTGCCGAGTCTCCTTAAAATCCGAGACACGAGTGCAAGGCATGAAGTTCACttgtcctcttagcagttgcgagggccaagagaaaaacacCTTCCCTCGTCAGGTCTCTAAAAGAAGCCTGATGGGGAGGCTCGAACTTGTTGGATGTGAGGAATTTGAGAACCaagtccagattccaactaggtgaaaGTGAGGACTTCTCTTGGAGGTCTCTAAGGACcggatgagatcatgaagatccttgtccTCCGCTATCTTTAGACCTCTGTCTCTAAAGACAGGCGGAGAGCATGCTTCTAtatcctttattgtggataccggTAGgggagattcttctctcagaaagagaAGAACATCAGCAATGTCGGTCACGAGGtaatggaagaggacagcttcttcgacctgcaccatcgTCCCGAAAAGGACTTCCCACTTTggactggtacacccgtaatgtTGGAGCCTTTTGCGAAAATCCtatcgctctgacgagtctttcgaagTTGAAAaggcagtcaggcagagagcggggaggATTTGAGAAAGCTCTCAAAGTGGGGTAGTCTGAGCCGATCTCTCCttagtggaagggatctggggaagtccattatccattccagaacctctgAGAACCATTCTtaagcgggccaaaagggagcgataagGGTTAGAGTCTTCCCTGTAGAGGACAGGAACTTTTTCATCAATTCCCCCACCAGTTAGAGTGGGGGGAAAGACCTACGCCTCGatgcctgaccagtccagtaGGAGAGCGCGAATGTTATTGCTCTCGGGTAATCAAATGCGGAGCAAAAGTTGTCCAATCTTTCTGTTCTGATATGCGGCGCACAGGTCTACATGTGGCCTGCCTCACAGGGCCCATAGGCTTAGGCACACATCGAGATTGAGAGTCCACTCCAAAGGAAGGACTTGGTTCCTCTTGCTCAAAAAcaggtccgccctcacattcctctctctccctgaataaatctggtAAGGAGCGCGATCCCTCTCCTCCGTCCAAAAGAAGGGTTCTTGTTACCTCCTAAAGGGAGAAGGAATGTGTCCTCCTTGTTTTCTGAAGGATGTCaaagccgtggtgttgtctgaattgactTGGACCACCGTGTCTCTGACTTCATACTGAAACCActcaagagccagaaagattgCATACAGTTGAAACACGTTGAAGTATCAGTTAACCTGGTCCCCcttccagatgcctgacacttcaTACGTCCCTAGTGCTGCTTCCCCCGCTACTCTGACGTgtcagagaacaacactaggcctaCACCGTGTCGCGctactgactcgggcgctctgacagctgccgactgactgcgtacAGTATCGAGGAAAATTGCTCAAGAAGAGACGAAGATTCATATCCGAGCAAGTCACTTGACCATCATATTTGAAGGGTTAAGCCGAAAGACTATATCTGATTGTCACCGATGTCGGACGGAGAAGGTGACGATTCTGTTAAGGCATGAGCCCCACAGGAGAAAGTCAAATGCCTTCAAGAGACCGAGGTTCCTGAAGGCAAAAccttctcatagtagttgaatctcagttaaggagaaacaacactatattGGCCATAGAAGacgaaggaggacagagaaaAGCAACTTACTTCACAGTCGAATCGAGAAAGATTCTCAaaattctgaacctgtgcttaccaAGGACTGAAAAAAGCTAACCTCTAAATCGATGCTGTCCGATGATAAGTCGTTAGCTATGAAAGCTGATCgtttttcagcaaagaaaaactCCGGAAGTACTGCCTGCAGAACTGCTTTTCATGGGCTGAATATAGAAAGCAGAACTGTCAGTCcaggggaacaggcgatgtcttccgatacatctgttaattcggggtgaacaaagaacttGCACACCTAGGAATACGAGAAATTTTCTGCAGACAAACTCCgatgtctgaagaaaacattCCTCATAACTTAGTGCGAAGCAGCGGTGGACTATTACAGACTTCCGTTACAGGgcggtaaacagaaaaagaaagagtcCAATAAATATCTCTGTGGAAAAATACTAGCAATGTCGAAGGTGATGAAACAGAGCGGACATAGCAGAAGATGGTCATTCATGCATGCAAGAATTCCCGTTAATCAGGGACCTAAGTCATCTAATACTTGTTTGCTTCTCCATGAGAGACTTAGAATATCACTTTCCTGCAAACATTACTGTCATTAACAACTAACGTTGACTGCATGGTGGTAAATTTTGTCAGGGATCTCTACATGGATAGGTGGATCAATCAGACACCCAAAGTGTAATGCACATGACTGAGTCACTTGCACATCTGCCATTACAAAACTGTATCCTATGTTAGTCCTAAACCTAATCTGACTTACCCATAATGTTGCCTTGGGGGAAATTGCAAAATTATACAACCATtaagaaaacgatcaagcaaaacATACTAGTACTAATATAGTACAGTTCTTATTTAGAAACAACAGGTGCGTATATGAAACCACCACAAAACTGTTAATAAAGCTAGTTCAATAGATACTATCTAGAAAACTTACAATGACATAGACCAATATCATCATACTAAAGCATTAGCAAAGTCTTCTGCTCAGTacttaacatcatcatcatcacactgCCCCCAACACAGCACAGCACAAGAGCCTCTAAGCTAATCATATCACATTCATGCTCACTTTGTGGatagattaaaacaaaaaatatctaccCTGTTTCATACTAAATACTTACTGTTTTCTTAATCTGTTCATGAATATTACTAAGATAAGTTAGCTTGGATGGTATACCCCTTAAGATTTCTCTCTAAATCATGATCATTGGCTCAAGATAACACCAAAATGGGCGATAGTAGAAATGCTGCCACCTTCTTTTGTTCAGCTAGGGTTTTGACTTTACAGAAAATAGTACTTGTCACACAACttgaatggcaaaaaaaaaaaaaaaaaaaaaaaaaaaaaatccaaatggtACTAATTCTCACATCTTCACACCCTGCACAATGTGGACCTGTTACAGAGATTCTTTGGGGGCTAAAGACATTACACAAAGAAGCTATCATGTGGGACTGACATGGTTTCTAGCCAGTAGAGAGGGAGGTGCTATGGAGGTTCCTGGATTCTTTGTTTTGGCATAGTATAAGGAACCAAGAACTAGCATTTCTTGTAGGAGAGGATGTGACAAAAATTTTTTACCCACAATGAGCAAGAACGAGATTTTAAAAATTCTGTACTGATAATGCACTAAGAACTGAACACAAACATTCATTAATTAATACAACTGCTTTTGTCAATGAAATGGCATATCTGTGTTTATCAACAGTACACTGATAGGATGAAAGAGAAGTGGTGCTTATAGTGATATTACAACCtataaacatatttttcaatGATACATGCCTGATGTTGAAGGCTGGCAAGGCTGGCTACTCATTAGATGTTTAATCCGAAGTTTCTTTGTATTAATAATAGAAGCACACTTCCCGTATATctccttctcaaaaaaaaaaaaaaaaaaaaaatctcctttttTCTTGCAACTTTTTTGCTGCTAATCCTTTGCGCTTTGGAGTTCTGAaaattacaggaatataaataactTCTTGAAAATTATTTATGGGCACAAAATACTTGGAGGGAcatgatgaaaaaaatttattaatttttctatcattattagAAATTTGTTGTATAACTACATTTAAAATACACCAACATTTTTATACA
It contains:
- the LOC135197895 gene encoding uncharacterized protein LOC135197895; its protein translation is MNFQDAVEEFLNGAVKDSDAKSSRIQKLTDDLGKKSKEKHDTAVRKILTSAEPVSQSSIPMKSDCQGSDGYSSDTDVDDPDKEDIDTDEEKLQRTTTQKHKVTRKRVKLHEQFNDSQDSLFNDSLEAELYSTDNASKKQKVITEKPRKSLKERGSNGKTIHSLPEVSSSSNAVGADTQQISIEDIF